In the Pseudonocardia sediminis genome, CCGGGGACGGGTCCGCCCCCGGACCGACCATGATCGCCGAACGGGCGGGTGCCCGCCCGGCGATCGGCTGCGGCCCGGGTCGTGCGCGGACATCACCGCCCTGGCAGCGATATCCGCGCACGGAGGTCACATGTCCGGGGCGTCGGCGTTGCTCGGCGTCGTCTTCTGCGCGGTGATCGCGTCGAACTGGCGCAGGATGTACTCACCGGTGCGCTGCGAGAGCGCACCGATCGTCGACGTCGGGTTGACCGCCCCACCGGTGGTCAGCGTGCTGCCGTCGACCACGAACAGGTTGGGCACGTCCCAGGTCTGGCACCACTTGTTCAGGACCGAGTCCTCCGGGTTGTTACCCATCCGGCAGGTCCCCATCAGGTGCCAGGCCGGCGGCGGGTAGAGGACGCCGGTGTCGTTGGTCTCCACCGCCCCCACCGCGCGGGTGGCCTCGAAGATCTTCTCGATGCCGTACTTCGCGAGCGCGATGTCGTTCGGGTGCAGCTCGTAGTTGACGTGCGCGGCCGGCAGCCCCGAGGAGTCCTTGACGTCGGGGTTGAGCGTGACCGTGTTCGTCGCCACCGGCAGGTCCTCACCGAACATGAAGACCATCAGGTGGTTGGCGAAGTGGCCGTCGAAGAACTCGCGGTGCTTCTCGCCCCACGGCGCCGTGTAGCCGGTGTGCGTGCCCATCGCGGCGTAGGCCGGTCCGAAGCTGCGCGCCACCTGCATGCCGAAACCGTTGACGAATCCCCGGTTGACGTCCGTGTGATAGAACTCGTGCGAGTACAGCGGCGCACCGAACGAGCCCTTGAAGCCCTCGATCGGCTCGTCGAACCACGAGTCGCAGAACGCGAACACGTGGTGCATCAGGTACTTGCCGACGATCCCGTTCGAGTTCGCCAGCCCGTCCGGGTGCCCCTTCTGGGCGCTCTGCAGCAGCAGGCGCGGGGACCCGATCCCGTTCGCCGCGAGCACGACGATCTTGGCCCGGACCTCGTGCCGGTCGCCGGTCTTGCGGTCGATGTAGGTCGCGCCGGTGGCCTTGCCGCCCTCGGCGTTGATCGTCTCGACGCGGGCGTAGGTGCGCAGGTCGGCACCGTGGCGGATCGCGTAGGGCCAGTGGGCGTTCGCCGGGGTGGACAGCGACCCGGTCGGGCTGCCGGAGAGCTCGTTGCCCATCGCCTGGTCGGCCTTGCGGTTCTCCCGGTCGACGGTGATGACCGCGTTGTCCGACGGCCACCAGTGCCAGCCCAGGTCCCGCGACGCACGGGCGTACTTGAGCCCGAGCTTGCCGGGCAGCACCTCCGGGTCACGGACGGCCTGCTTGCGGTCCGGGTAGGACGGGTCGCCGATCCGGCCGGAGATGCCGTAGATCTCGTCGTTCTCGTCGTAGAACGGGGCGAGGTCCTCGTAGCTGATCGGCCAGTCGATCGTGCCCTCGAGGCCGTGCTCGGTGCCCTTGCGGAAGTCGACCGGCTTGTACCGGGGCCAGTGGCCCGCGTAGTGCATCGTCGAGCCGCCGACGTTGTTCATCATGTACGGCGTCGTCGTCCCGGTCACCGGGTAGTCCTCGGGCAGCTGACGCACGTTCGGGTCGTAGGCCCACCCGCGCTGCTTCTCCAGCTCCCACTCGTTGTGGTAGTGCGCGTGGTCGGACGCGTCCAGCCACGGGCCCTGCTCCAGGCACACCACGTTCACGCCGGCCTTGGCCAGCTTGAGCGCGATGCCGGCCCCGCCGGGGCCTGCGCCGATGATCAGGACGTCGGTCTCCTCATATGCGGCCATGGTGCTCCTCACTTCGCCCAGGACAGCTGGGACAGGTCGACCCGGACGACCTCGTCGGTCTCCAGGTAGGAACCGTGCTCCTCGGCCTGGGCGAGGAGTTCCTCGTCCCAGGGCTCCGTGGTCTGCAGGTAGCCGTAGGGCAGCGGCGGGCCGTGGAAGTCCCGGCCGGCCGGCAGGTTGTCGTTGATCGCCAGCGTGACCCTCGGGCGCGAGTAGTAGCCGTAGTAGAACAACGCCCGCAGCTGCTCGAACAGCGGATCCTCGGCCTTCTCCAGCGCGGAGATCGCCTCGGTCCGTCCCGCGACGTCCGCGTCCACGAAGGACTGTCCGAGCTTGTCCAGGCCGGACTTGAACTCGTCCTCGGTGGCGAACGGGAAGTGCTTGTTCTTGTACCCGCTCGGCGTGACGTACCGGCCGACGAACTCGACCATGCCGATCTCGCTCGCGGTGGGCCACTTCGGGTGCGGCGGGATGATCGTGTCCGCCGCGGCCTTGATGACCTTCTCCTGCAGGTCGCTGAACGCGACCGGGTGCAGCAGGCCGCCGATGCGGGGCCGGCCGCTCTCGAAGAATCCGCCGGCCTCCCCCGGCAGTGCCGTCTCCTCGGGCGCGCCGAACGGTGCGGGCGCCTCTCCCAATGCACTCACGGTGTCTCCTCTCGGGGTCTGAAAGGGGTGATCGCTACAGCGGGGCGCCGGGCCACTCGGTCCCGGCCCTCAACGAGTCGTCGAGGTTGATGCTCACGTGCTTGACCTGGGTGTAGCCGTAGACGGCCTCGAGGCCCTCCTCGCGTCCGGTGCCGCTCTGCTTGTGCCCGCCGTGCGGGGTCATCGGGAGCTCGCCGAACCAGTCGTTGATCATCACGCCGCCCACCTGCAGGCGGCGGGCGGTGGACAGCAGCCGCTTGATGTCGCTGCCGAGCAGCACCGCGAACAGGCCGTAGGGGCTGTCGTTGACGGCCTCGACCAGCTCGTCCTCGCTGGACCAGGTGATCACCGACGCGACCGGGCCGAAGATCTCCTCCTGGGCGATCCGCGCGGAGTTGGTGACGTCGGTGAAGACGGTCGGCTCGACGAAGAAGCCGTTCTCGTCGGTGCCCTCCGGGCGCCCGCCGCCGTAGAACAGCGTGCCCTCGGTCTTGCCGATCTCGATGTACTCGCGGACCTTGTCGTACTGGGTCTTCGAGATCAGCGGGCCCATGTCGGTGCCGTCGGCGAACCCGTCACCGATCGTGGTCTCGCGCAGCCGGGCGGTGAGCGCCTCCAGGAACCGGTCCTTGATGTCGGCGTGCACGAACAGCCGGGTACCGGCCACACAGACCTGCCCGGTGTGCGAGCAGAAGCCCTGCACCGCGGCCTCGACGGCGTCCTCCAGTCCGGCGTCCGGGAAGACCACCGTCGGGCTCTTGCCCCCGAGCTCCAGGTTGACCTGCGCCACGTGGTCGGCCGCGAGTTTCGCGACCTCCTTGCCCGTGGCCGTGGAACCGGTGAACGTCACGCCTGCGACGTCCGGGTGCGCGGCCAGCGACGCGCCCGCCTCGGCCCCGTAGCCGGTGACGACGTTGAACACGCCGTCCGGCAAACCTGCTTCCTTCACCAGCTCGGCGAACTTCAGCGCCGAGAGCGAGGTGTCCTCGGCCGGCTTGACCACGACGGTGTTGCCCAGCGCGAGCGCCGGCGCGACCGAACGGGTCAGGATCAGCAGCGGGTAGTTCCACGGCACGATGTGCGCGGTCACGCCCAGCGGTTCCAGGATCGTGAACGAGAGCTTGTTGCCCGGGACCTCGATCTGGCGCCCGCCGACCTTGTCCGCGAGCGAGGCCCAGTAGTCCAGCCAGAGCGGGATCGCCCCGACCAGCTCCTGGGCCTTGGCCAGGTAGTGCCCGGAGTCCAGGGCCTCCAGGCGCGCCAGCTCGTCGGCGTTCTCGGTGACCTTCGCGGCCAGGGCCCGCAGCAGCGCGGCCCGGCCGAGGGCGTCGGTGAACTGCCAGTCCACGGCGACGCGTTTGGCCGCCGCGACCGCCCTGTCGACGTCGGTGCCGTCGGCGCGGGGTACCTGGGCGATCGTCTTCCCGTTGTTCGGGTCGACGGTGCCGAACGTGGCGCCCGCCGAGGCCGGGACGAACGCGCCGTCGATGAACATCGAGGCGTGCTCGGCGGTCCGTGCGTCCTGGTCCACGGTGAGCCTCTGCTCCGTGGTCGTCATTCCTTACCTCCGTGCGTACGGGTGCGTCTACTTCTTCTGCGTGTGCTCGCGGTCGTCGATCACGCGCTTGGCCTTGTGCTCGCTGCGCTCGAACGTGTTCGCCGCGACGACCTCGACGCCGACCCGCAGGCCGACGACGCGGTGCAGGCCGGACGTGGCGGCCTTCTCGAACTCGGCCGTGTCGGCGTCGGTGCACTCGGCCCGGACCTTGATCTCGTCCATCGAGCCGGTGCGCGAGACCAGGACCCGGTGCTCGCCGCCGTAACCGGAGATCTCACGCAGGACGTTGTCGATCTCGGTGGGGTACACGTTCTCGCCCCGGATGTGGATCATGTCGTCGATCCGCCCGTAGACGCCCGACGGCAGGCTCGGGTAGGTGCGCCCGCAGCCGTTGTCCTTCATCTCCCAGCGC is a window encoding:
- a CDS encoding aldehyde dehydrogenase family protein, which translates into the protein MTTTEQRLTVDQDARTAEHASMFIDGAFVPASAGATFGTVDPNNGKTIAQVPRADGTDVDRAVAAAKRVAVDWQFTDALGRAALLRALAAKVTENADELARLEALDSGHYLAKAQELVGAIPLWLDYWASLADKVGGRQIEVPGNKLSFTILEPLGVTAHIVPWNYPLLILTRSVAPALALGNTVVVKPAEDTSLSALKFAELVKEAGLPDGVFNVVTGYGAEAGASLAAHPDVAGVTFTGSTATGKEVAKLAADHVAQVNLELGGKSPTVVFPDAGLEDAVEAAVQGFCSHTGQVCVAGTRLFVHADIKDRFLEALTARLRETTIGDGFADGTDMGPLISKTQYDKVREYIEIGKTEGTLFYGGGRPEGTDENGFFVEPTVFTDVTNSARIAQEEIFGPVASVITWSSEDELVEAVNDSPYGLFAVLLGSDIKRLLSTARRLQVGGVMINDWFGELPMTPHGGHKQSGTGREEGLEAVYGYTQVKHVSINLDDSLRAGTEWPGAPL
- a CDS encoding gluconate 2-dehydrogenase subunit 3 family protein, coding for MSALGEAPAPFGAPEETALPGEAGGFFESGRPRIGGLLHPVAFSDLQEKVIKAAADTIIPPHPKWPTASEIGMVEFVGRYVTPSGYKNKHFPFATEDEFKSGLDKLGQSFVDADVAGRTEAISALEKAEDPLFEQLRALFYYGYYSRPRVTLAINDNLPAGRDFHGPPLPYGYLQTTEPWDEELLAQAEEHGSYLETDEVVRVDLSQLSWAK
- a CDS encoding GMC family oxidoreductase; this translates as MAAYEETDVLIIGAGPGGAGIALKLAKAGVNVVCLEQGPWLDASDHAHYHNEWELEKQRGWAYDPNVRQLPEDYPVTGTTTPYMMNNVGGSTMHYAGHWPRYKPVDFRKGTEHGLEGTIDWPISYEDLAPFYDENDEIYGISGRIGDPSYPDRKQAVRDPEVLPGKLGLKYARASRDLGWHWWPSDNAVITVDRENRKADQAMGNELSGSPTGSLSTPANAHWPYAIRHGADLRTYARVETINAEGGKATGATYIDRKTGDRHEVRAKIVVLAANGIGSPRLLLQSAQKGHPDGLANSNGIVGKYLMHHVFAFCDSWFDEPIEGFKGSFGAPLYSHEFYHTDVNRGFVNGFGMQVARSFGPAYAAMGTHTGYTAPWGEKHREFFDGHFANHLMVFMFGEDLPVATNTVTLNPDVKDSSGLPAAHVNYELHPNDIALAKYGIEKIFEATRAVGAVETNDTGVLYPPPAWHLMGTCRMGNNPEDSVLNKWCQTWDVPNLFVVDGSTLTTGGAVNPTSTIGALSQRTGEYILRQFDAITAQKTTPSNADAPDM